Genomic DNA from Frondihabitans sp. PAMC 28766:
ACCCGGCACTCAGCGAGATCTTCATCGTCGAGGGCGACTCGGCCGGCGGCTCCGCCGTCCAGGGCCGCAACCCCGAGACTCAGGCGATCCTGCCCCTCCGCGGCAAGATCCTCAACGTCGAGAAGGCGCGTCTCGACCGCGCCCTCGGCAACAACGAGGTCCAGGCCATGATCAAGGCGTTCGGCGCCGACATCGGCGACGACTTCGACCCCGACAAGGCTCGCTATCACAAGATCGTGCTGATGGCCGATGCCGACGTCGACGGCCAGCACATCACCACGCTGCTGCTGACCCTGCTGTTCCGCTATATGCGCCCCCTGATCGACCTCGGCTACGTCTACCTGGCGATGCCGCCGCTGTTCAAGCTCAAGTGGTCGAACGCGCCGCACGAATACGTCTATAGCGACGAAGAGCGCGACGCCCTCGCGATCGCGGGTCGTGCGGCCGGCAAGCGCCTGCCGAAGGACAACGGGATCCAGCGTTACAAGGGTCTCGGCGAGATGGATTACAAAGAGCTCTGGGAGACCACGATGGACCCGGACACGCGCACCCTCCGGCAGGTCACCCTCGACGACGCCGTGGCGGCCGACTCCATCTTCAACACGCTCATGGGCGAAGACGTCGAGTTGCGCCGCAACTTCATCCAGCAGAACGCCAAAGACGTTCGCTTCCTCGACATCTGACCCGCGCTCCGCTACCGAAAAAGAGATATAGATCCAAATGGCAGACGAGACCGACGACACGACCGGCGGCATCCCCGAGGGCGAAGACCCCATTCAGTTCGCTGCGGCGCTGAAGCGCGACAGCATCGAGGCGGTCGACCTCCAGCTCGAGATGCAGCGCTCGTACCTCGACTACGCGATGAGTGTGATCGTCGGGCGCGCTCTGCCCGAGGTGCGCGACGGGCTGAAGCCGGTCCACCGCCGAGTGATCTACGCGATGTACGACGGCGGCTACCGCCCCGACCGCGCGTTCTCGAAGTGCGCCCGCGTCGTCGGCGAGGTGATGGGCAACTTCCACCCCCACGGTGACACCGCCATCTACGACGCCCTGGTGCGCCTGGTACAGCCGTGGAGCCTCCGCTACCCGCTCGCGCTCGGCCAGGGCAACTTCGGCTCCCCGGGCAACGACGGCGCTGCGGCACCGCGCTACACCGAGACGAAGATGGCCCCGCTCGCACTCGAGATGGTGCGCGACATCGACGAAGACACTGTCGACTTCCAAGACAACTACGACGGGCGCACTCAAGAGCCGGCGATCCTGCCGTCGCGGTTCCCCAACCTCTTGGTCAACGGCTCGGTCGGCATCGCCGTCGGCATGGCGACCAACATCCCGCCGCACAACCTCCGCGAGGTCGCGGCCGGCGCGCAGTGGTACCTCGAGAACCCCGAGGCCACCCGCGAAGAGCTGCTCGAGGCGCTCATGCAGCGCATCAAGGGCCCCGACTTCCCGACCGGCGCGCAGATCCTCGGCGTCCGCGGCATCCACGACGCCTACCGCACGGGCCGCGGCTCGATCACGATGCGAGCCGTCGTCAACGTCGAAGAGATCCAGGGCCGCACCTGCCTCGTCGTCACCGAGCTGCCATACCAGGTCAACCCCGACAACCTCGCGATCAAGATCGCCGACCTCGTGCGCGAGGGCAGGATCGCCGGGATCGCCGACATCCGCGACGAGACCTCCGGCCGCACGGGCCAGCGACTGGTCATCGTGCTGAAGCGCGACGCGGTCGCCAAGGTGGTGCTCAACAACCTCTACAAGCACACGTCGCTGCAAGAGAACTTCGGCGCCAACATGCTGGCGATCGTCGACGGCGTGCCGCGCACCCTCCCCTCGACGGCTTCATCTCGGCATGGGTCGACCACCAGGTCGAGGTCATCGTGCGGCGCACCACCTTCCGCCTCCGCAAAGCCGAGGCCGACGCCCACATCCTGCGTGGCTACATCAAGGCCCTCGACGCGCTCGACGAGGTCATCGCGCTCATCCGCCGGTCGCCGACCGTCGACGAGGCACGCACCGGTCTGATCGACCTGCTCGACATCGACGAGCTCCAGGCGAACGCCGTCCTCGCCATGCAGCTGCGCCGCCTGGCCGCCCTCGAGCGCCAGAAGATCCAGGACGACCACGACGAGCTCGAGCGCAAGATCCTCGACTTCCAGGACATTCTCGCGAAGCCCGAGCGCCAGCGCACCATCATCGGCGAAGAGCTGAAAGACATCACCGACAAGTTCGGCGACGACCGCCGCACCGAGATCATGTTCGGCTTCGACGGCGACATGAGCGTCGAAGATCTCATCCCCGAGGAGGAGATGGTCGTCACGCTCACCCGCGGCGGCTACATCAAGCGGACCCGCAGCGACAACTACCGCTCGCAGCACCGCGGCGGCAAGGGCGTCAAGGGCGCACAGCTGCGCGCCGACGACGTGGTCGAGCACTTCTTCGTCACGACGACGCACCACTGGCTGCTCTTCCTCACCACGAAGGGGCGGGTCTACCGCGCCAAGGCCTACGAGCTGCAGGAGGCCGGGCGCGACGCCAAGGGCCAGCACGTGGCGAACCTCCTCGCGATGCAGCCCGACGAAGACGTGTCGCAGGTGCTCGACATCCCCGACTACGAGGTCGCCGAGTTCCTGGTGCTCGCCACCCGCGACGGTCTGATCAAGAAGACCGCGCTCACCGAGTACGACACCAACCGCACCGGCGGCATCATCGCCATCAACCTGCGCGAGGGCGACGAGCTCGTCTCGGCCCTGCTGGTCGACGAGCACGACGACCTCCTGCTGGTCTCGCGCCACGGAATGTCGTTGCGATTCACCGCCACGAACGACTCGCTGCGACCCATGGGCCGCTCGACCTCGGGTGTGAAAGGCATGAGCTTCCGTGGCGACGACTCGCTGCTGTCGGCCTCGGTCGTCGGCGAAGAGGGCTACGTGTTCGTGGTCACCGAGGGCGGCTACGCCAAGCGCACCGCGGCCGACCAGTATCGCGTGCAGAACCGCGGCGGTCTGGGCATCAAGGTGGCGAAGCTGTCCGACGACCGCGGCGATCTCGCCGGCGCCATGATCGTCTCCGAAGACGACGAGGTGCTCGTCGTTCTCTCGGGAGGCAAGGTGGTAAGGTCTGCCGTGGCCGAGGTACCAGCCAAGGGCCGCGACACCATGGGGGTCGTGTTCGCACGATTCGCCACCGACGACCGCATCATCGCCGTCGCTCGCAACACCGAGCGCAACCTCGAGGGGCCCGCCGATGTCGACGATGCAGCCGAAGAGGCTTCCGTCGGCGAAGATGGATCTGCAGACGGAGGCGAGACTCCGACCGCAGGTGAGACCCTTGCAGGCGACACCACGCCCGCCGGAGAGGACACGACCGAAGAATGACTAGCGTCGCAGAAAAGCTGCAGAGCAAGGCCAAGCGGCCCGTCGGCACCAAGCAGGTCAGACTGAAGCTCGTCTATGTCGACTTCTGGTCGGCCGTCAAGCTCTCGTTTTTGATCTCGGTCGCCATCGGCATCATCACCGTCGTGGCCACCTTCCTCGTCTACACGATCCTGGCTCGCCTAGGCATCTTCTCGACGATCGACTCCCTCTTGCAGGAGGTGCTGGGTGACCAGAAGTTCACCCTTCAAGACACGCTGTCGATCGGCCAGGTCATGCTGTTCGCCGTCGTGGTGGCCGTGTTGAACATCATCATCGGCATCGTCCTGGGCGCGATCGCCGCGGTGCTCTACAACCTCAGCGTGCGCATCACCGGCGGCCTGCTGGTCGGGTTCACCAACAACTAGCTGCAGCAGCACTCTCGCGAAGCGTGCGGCCCCGTCGGGGCTGCGCGCTTCGTCGTCGTGTACCGCGCTTCGTCGTCGTGTACTGCGATCGACTTGGTGCACCGCGATCGACTTCGTCGTCGAAATCGCGACCGATTCAGCCCTCGAGTTACACGCGTTACTGCCATCCGGTGGTGCGTAGACGGCCGAGGTCGCGATTTCGAGACAAGGGGGCAGGATCACGGATCGGCCGGGCCTCGATTGGGTAGAACCGCCGGAATACGGTACTGTCTTATTCGGTCCAGGGGGCTATAGCTCAGGCGGTTAGAGCGCTTCGCTGATAACGAAGAGGTCCTAGGTTCAAGTCCTAGTAGCCCCACTCCCCAGTGGTTTTCACCACACTTCCCCGGGGCCTTAGCTCAGTTGGTAGAGCGCCTGCTTTGCAAGCAGGATGTCGGGAGTTCGATTCTCCCAGGCTCCACGTGTTCGGGCGCTTCGCGCCCTTCCCCTTGTCTCCTGTGCTTGTCAGCCCGCTGCGGCGGGGACGACGAAGGCCCGCACCCTCGAGGGGTGCGGGCCTTCTGGCGTCGCGGGGCGAACCTGCGGTGCGGCTAGTTCTTGGCGGTGTCGTCGTCGTCGGCGACCCAGAGCTCGTCGTCGGCACGTAGCGTCTGCGCGGCGGCGAAGATGACGGCGCCGAGACCGATGATGCCGAGGATGATGAGGAAGGTACGACCTCCGTGGCCGCCCTTCTTCTGGCTCTTCTTGACCGTATGAGCGACCTTGGCGACCTTGATGGCGCCCTTCGGGTGCTTCGCGGCGGTCTTCGCCGCCTTCTTCAGGGCTTTGCGCTTGGCCTTGCGGCTGAGCTTCTTACCGTTCTTCTTCAGCGAGTCGAGGTCGACACTGCCGACGAGGTCGCCGAGCGAGCTGCCCTTGACGGCCTGACCGACCGAGCTCGACTTCACGGCATCCGAGACGGCGGGCGCCACGTCGTTCACGAGGCGGTCCTTGCCCTGGCTCGCGGCACTGGCGACGGCTGGCTTCACCTGGTTCTCGTAGGCGGACTTGACGCGCGGCGCGACGTCTTTGACGGCGACGCTCGCAGCCTCGACTCCGACGTCGTGCCAGAAGTGGCTGGCCTTGCCGAGCGCCTCCTTCTGGTCGTCCCAGACATCGGAGGCCTGGCTCTTGAGCTTGTCGAACTCACGTGCTCGCT
This window encodes:
- a CDS encoding DUF3566 domain-containing protein produces the protein MTSVAEKLQSKAKRPVGTKQVRLKLVYVDFWSAVKLSFLISVAIGIITVVATFLVYTILARLGIFSTIDSLLQEVLGDQKFTLQDTLSIGQVMLFAVVVAVLNIIIGIVLGAIAAVLYNLSVRITGGLLVGFTNN